The window CTGTTTTTACATCAGCAAATTGGCGAAACATTTCCATTACACCACAATATTTTTCTACAGATAAATTAACTGCTTTTTCTATTTTTTCAGTTTGTAAGTCACCTCCAGTAAAATGATAATCAACTTGTACTTTGTTGTAAAATTTTGGGTGTTCATCCGTTAATTCTGCGGTAATTTCAATTTTAAATTCTTCTGCTTCAGCACGCATTTTCTTCAATAAAGAAACAACGTCTAATCCAGAACAACCTGCAAGAGAAGATAACATTAATGCTTTTGGACCAAAACCAACTGTGTTGTCATTTTCTTCATCAGAAGTAGAAAACATGGTTAATTTATGTCCACTTGGATTGTCAGATTCAAATTGTACTTTTTCTGTCCAAACGGTAGTTACTGTATTTGTATTCATAATTGCTGTTAAATTCTCGATTATTAAAAAATGATGTATTAAATTGTGCTTTCATACAAAAATAAGACAATTAAAAATATAAAATATGGCATTAGTAACACCATTATCAGCAGAACACGATTTAGAAACAAAAGAATTAGCAGAATTTTTTAATGAAACCTTGGGTTTTTGTCCGAATTCGGTTTTAACTATGCAACGTAGACCCGCCATTTCTAAGGCTTTTATCAATTTGAATAAAGCAGTTATGGCAAATGAAGGAAAAGTTACTTCAGCCTTAAAAAGAATGATTGCTTGGGTTTCAAGTAACGCAACAGGTTGTAGATATTGCCAAGCACATGCAATTAGAGCTGCAGAACGTTATGGAGCAGAACAAGAGCAATTAGATAATATTTGGGAATATAAAACACATGCAGCGTTTTCTGATGCAGAAAGAGCCGCTTTAGACTTTTCTTTGGCGGCTTCTATGGTGCCAAATGCAGTTGATGCAAAAATTAAAGAAGAACTGTATAAATATTGGGACGAAGGTGAAATTGTAGAAATGTTAGGTGTAATTTCTCTCTTCGGATATTTAAACCGTTGGAACGATTCTATGGGAACAACTTTAGAGGAAGATGCAATAGATTCTGGAAATCAGTTTTTAGGAAAACATGGTTTTGAGGTTGGAAAACACGATGGTTCTAAGTATTAATTAATGAAAAATAATTGTCATTTCGAAATGAGAGAAGAATGAACGATTGAGAAATCTTTTAGATTCCTCTTCCTTCGTCATCGGAATGACAAATTATTAACTTAAAACTGAAGCGACTCTTTTTTGCAATTCCGGAATTACATTTTTTTCAAACCACGGATTTTTTGTTAGCCAAAATCTATTTCTAGGTGAAGGATGAGGAAGCGTAAAGTACTTTGGCAAGTATTCCGGATAGTTATCTACCGTTTCCGTAAGCGTTCGTTTAGCGGTTTCTTTTAAGTAATATTTTTGCGCATACATTCCAATTAGAATAATCATTTCTAGATTTGGCATGTTGTCAAACAATTGTTTGTGCCATTGTGGAGCGCATTCTTTTCGTGGAGGTTTATCGCCAGTTTTTCCTTTTCCAGGATAACAAAAACCCATAGGTACAATTGCAAAATTTTCTACGTTGTAGAAATCTTCATCAGAAACATTGAGCCATTTACGTAATTGTTTTCCGCTGGCATCATCCCACGGAATTCCAGATTTGTGAACTTTTGTTCCGGGAGCTTGACCAATAATTACAATTTTAGATTTTTTATGACCCGTAACAACAGGATTTGCGCCCAAATCTAAATGAGGTTCGCAAATGGTACATTGTTTTATTTCTGAAAGTAGGTTTTGCATTTATTAAAAGTATAAGTTTTTGTTATTCCGACAGAGGTACTATGAGGAATCTTTTTTAAATTATTCTGAGATTTCTCAATCGCAAAAAAGCTCATTTCGAAATGACAAATCCAGTGTCATTCCGAATGACGAAGGAAGAGGAATCTCTTTTGTGTCTAAATGAGTGAGATTTCTCAATCGTTCATTCTTCTCTCATTTCGAAATGACATGCTAACTTTTCAAAGCTAAAGCTTCACTTTCAAAAGACAAACCTTCAAAACCAGATTTCATAAAGTTTCTAATATTTTGATGACTTGTTCCGTTTTCGTCTTCTAAAACATTCTTATAATGTTCACCAAAACAAAATAGTGCTTCTTTTTTTTGTAGTTTTTGAAGCTTTGCAAACGCAAACAACTTACAAGAACCTGAATTTTCTCCAGCATTGTTTTTAATGCCTCCATTTGTAAAAACTGTTGGCGTAAACGTATAATTGTCTTCAATTACTTGCATGGTTTCTGCAAATACTATGGAAGTTGGATTCGCTTTTAATTTGGTTTTGAATTCTTGGATTATCATTTAGTTTTTTATTAGAAATTATAATATAGTTTTTTTCACGAAAAGAACAAAATATGAAGATGTAAGTTTTGTTTTTTAGAACCCGTAACTAACTGTTAATTAATTATTTGTGTTTTTAAGTTAATTTTGTCCTTATTTTTGGTTCTTACTTTTTTAATTTTTGTGTTTTATAAAATTACATGTCTTAAGAAATTACATTCAGATTTTTAAATTTGTAAAAAACTAGATTACCATTATTAAGGAAGATTTAAATTTTAATAAAATATTTTAGCAATATAATACTATAATTCCCTGAAAGCATTGTTTTTAAAGAGGTTTAGTTAAGTGCGATTTTAATGTCCTTTTTTGAAATCTTCAATAATAGTATACTTGAATTCATTAATTAAGTGAAACTACGGAATTGTAGTTTCAAAAAAAGAATAAATAAGTAAAGTTGAAATTACTTTTGCAAAACAAAATTGGAAATTATGGAAACATGGCATTATATACTAATTATATCTACAGTTGTAACTGGAGTAATTCGAGTTATAATTAAAGTTATAGATGAAAAGTCAATTTTAAAAAAGATGGATAAAATCAATCAAATTTATCCTAATTCAACTATCGAAGAGTCTGGAGATTTTATAAAGAAAACCAAAAAGAAATATTATTTTTTTGATAGTAAGGATAAAAAAACTTGATTTGATATTTACAAATCTTCCTTGTCAAGTAAAAATTTGTGATAGATTTGTCTTCAGGTTCTGGAGGTTTTTTTATTAAGTTCTCTCCTGCGCTCGAACTGACAATTGTTACATTTAAATTGATTACTTCTTCCCTTCAACCACTACAACAATTTCACCTTTTGGAGGTTTGTTTGTGTAATACGCTAAAACCTCAGTTGCAGTTCCTCTAATGGTTTCTTCAAACATTTTTGTGAGTTCTCTACTTACTGAAACTTGTCTATCTGCTCCAAAATATTCTATAAAATGCCCTAACGTTTTCACTAATTTATGAGGAGATTCGTAAAAAATCATGGTTCTAGTTTCTTCTGCCAACGCTAAAAAACGCGTTTGTCTTCCTTTTTTTACGGGTAAAAAACCTTCGAAAACAAACTTATCATTTGGCAAACCAGAGTTTACCAACGCAGGTACAAAAGCTGTTGCGCCAGGTAAACATTCCACTTCAATATTATTTTGTACACAAGCTCTGGTTAATAAAAAACCAGGATCAGAAATTGCAGGAGTTCCAGCATCAGAAATTAGTGCGCAAGTTTCTCCGTTTTTTAATCGGTTTAAAACACCGTCAATAGATTTATGCTCATTGTGCATATGATGACTGTGCATTTGCGTAGCAATCTCAAAATGTTTTAAGAGTTTTCCGCTTGTACGTGTGTCTTCTGCTAAAATAAAATCGACTTCTTTTAAAACTCTAATAGCTCTAAAAGTAATGTCTTCTAAATTTCCGATTGGTGTTGGTACTAAATATAATTTTGACATATATCCTGATATAAAGCTGTAAAGTTACAATAAAAAAGCCGCTAAAAAAGCGGCTTTAGAATGTGTTTTAGTGTGATTGTTTATTTTTTAAACTTTGTAAAAGGAATAATCATTGGTGTAGACTTTTGGTAATCTCTATAATTTTCTCCATGTATTTTTAGTAAATCTTTTTCTTCTAAAAATTTAACAGCAACAAAGATGTAGATAGTTGTAACTGCTGCAAAAAGTAAATGACCTTGTGTCATAATGGGCGTTGCCCAAAATGCAATTACAAAACCTAACATTAGTGGATGACGTACTAAACTGTAAAAAAAGTTCATCTTAAATTGTGGATCTGTTAGTGTTTTACTTTTAAAGTTTTGGAATACTTGTAATAATCCGAATAAATGAAAATGACTTATTAAAAAAGTAGAAATTAGTACAATTGCCCAACCTAACCAGAAAATACAAGTTATAATTGTTGCGTATAATTCTCCTTCAACATTCCAAACAATTGCTGTCATTGGTTGCCATTTCCAATAGATTAAAATCAGTGCTAAACTTGAAAAGAGTACATAAATACTTCTTTCCATTGAAGCTCCAAAAATAGTATTCCACCATTTTTTAAAACCTGGTCTTGCCATAATACTATGCTGTAATGCAAAAACGGTAAGCAATAATAAATTGATAACAATTGCGTAAGAACTTGTTTCTCCAGTGTCAATTGTTTTAGTTACAAA of the Tenacibaculum todarodis genome contains:
- a CDS encoding OsmC family protein, producing MNTNTVTTVWTEKVQFESDNPSGHKLTMFSTSDEENDNTVGFGPKALMLSSLAGCSGLDVVSLLKKMRAEAEEFKIEITAELTDEHPKFYNKVQVDYHFTGGDLQTEKIEKAVNLSVEKYCGVMEMFRQFADVKTAIHLHKK
- a CDS encoding carboxymuconolactone decarboxylase family protein, translating into MALVTPLSAEHDLETKELAEFFNETLGFCPNSVLTMQRRPAISKAFINLNKAVMANEGKVTSALKRMIAWVSSNATGCRYCQAHAIRAAERYGAEQEQLDNIWEYKTHAAFSDAERAALDFSLAASMVPNAVDAKIKEELYKYWDEGEIVEMLGVISLFGYLNRWNDSMGTTLEEDAIDSGNQFLGKHGFEVGKHDGSKY
- a CDS encoding uracil-DNA glycosylase family protein; protein product: MQNLLSEIKQCTICEPHLDLGANPVVTGHKKSKIVIIGQAPGTKVHKSGIPWDDASGKQLRKWLNVSDEDFYNVENFAIVPMGFCYPGKGKTGDKPPRKECAPQWHKQLFDNMPNLEMIILIGMYAQKYYLKETAKRTLTETVDNYPEYLPKYFTLPHPSPRNRFWLTKNPWFEKNVIPELQKRVASVLS
- a CDS encoding HopJ type III effector protein, yielding MIIQEFKTKLKANPTSIVFAETMQVIEDNYTFTPTVFTNGGIKNNAGENSGSCKLFAFAKLQKLQKKEALFCFGEHYKNVLEDENGTSHQNIRNFMKSGFEGLSFESEALALKS
- the rsmI gene encoding 16S rRNA (cytidine(1402)-2'-O)-methyltransferase, yielding MSKLYLVPTPIGNLEDITFRAIRVLKEVDFILAEDTRTSGKLLKHFEIATQMHSHHMHNEHKSIDGVLNRLKNGETCALISDAGTPAISDPGFLLTRACVQNNIEVECLPGATAFVPALVNSGLPNDKFVFEGFLPVKKGRQTRFLALAEETRTMIFYESPHKLVKTLGHFIEYFGADRQVSVSRELTKMFEETIRGTATEVLAYYTNKPPKGEIVVVVEGKK
- the mddA gene encoding methanethiol S-methyltransferase, with protein sequence MKKLLILVFGIASYFIFFATFLYSIAFVGNLFVTKTIDTGETSSYAIVINLLLLTVFALQHSIMARPGFKKWWNTIFGASMERSIYVLFSSLALILIYWKWQPMTAIVWNVEGELYATIITCIFWLGWAIVLISTFLISHFHLFGLLQVFQNFKSKTLTDPQFKMNFFYSLVRHPLMLGFVIAFWATPIMTQGHLLFAAVTTIYIFVAVKFLEEKDLLKIHGENYRDYQKSTPMIIPFTKFKK